Proteins from one Triticum aestivum cultivar Chinese Spring chromosome 7A, IWGSC CS RefSeq v2.1, whole genome shotgun sequence genomic window:
- the LOC123150523 gene encoding uncharacterized protein → MALGRLASRVRGSALQVRAAAPRASPPAPCPCVRPMTYSSKPVQGEQQGKGPSRPIDLLRESKWRNAKDDGAGIHTSAPRVPQPAPRTTPLAGGQPVSCRSISSEVVSFGVPALPVARRLSRPDITAYGLTTFGPGQQRRGFAQMPFQPLDNKTAAAMYNQLSPEGQSIASLANVAGNEAARNMELWNKQKFDSIDLGLKELTDEITVLGLTGLHAVAAATAVVWYVYLVIEETVVELSGKYSKMAAALLNGLLRSFFPWLHDIFVPKEESGENGKSEAPAKK, encoded by the exons ATGGCTCTTGGGCGGCTTGCCTCCAGGGTGCGCGGCTCGGCTCTGCAGGTGCGGGCTGCggctccccgcgcctcgccgccggcaCCCTGCCCATGCGTTCGTCCGATGACCTACAGCAGCAAGCCCGTGCAG GGTGAGCAGCAGGGCAAGGGACCTTCAAGGCCAATTGACCTCCTGCGTGAGTCCAAATGGAG GAATGCCAAGGACGATGGCGCTGGCATCCATACCTCTGCTCCGCGTGTGCCTCAACCTGCGCCCCGCACAACCCCACTGGCCGGTGGTCAGCCCGTGTCCTGCAGGAGCATATCATCGGAG GTTGTGTCTTTTGGTGTGCCTGCTCTTCCTGTGGCACGCCGCTTGTCGCGTCCGGACATCACTGCTTATGGACTG ACCACATTTGGGCCTGGGCAGCAGCGGAGGGGATTTGCCCAGATGCCATTCCAGCCGCTGGACAACAAGACAGCAGCTGCCATGTACAATCAGCTTTCTCCAGAAGGTCAAAGCATAGCAAGCCTCGCCAACGTGGCCGGCAATGAAGCTGCGAGGAATATGGAGTTGTGGAACAAGCAAAAGTTTGACAGCATTGATTTGGGCCTCAAGGAGCTGACTGATGAAATCACAGTTCTTGGCTTGACGGGTTTGCATGCGGTAGCTGCAGCAACTGCTGTTGTCTGGTACGTGTATTTGGTTATCGAGGAGACCGTGGTAGAGCTGAGTGGCAAGTACAGCAAGATGGCGGCGGCGCTGCTAAACGGCCTGCTGCGTTCTTTTTTCCCATGGCTACATGACATATTTGTACCGAAGGAAGAGTCGGGTGAGAATGGGAAGAGCGAAGCTCCGGCCAAGAAGTAG